A genomic stretch from Chitinophaga agri includes:
- a CDS encoding alpha/beta hydrolase family protein, which translates to MKQSKTPIISFSPVVLPVPGRHVDLEIKVSAPASGNNLPVILLSHGHGASNFLSSYRGYGPIVDFFAAEGFVVIQPTHQNSKALALSSSLPEAPLFWSSRPADMKFILDHLDEIISTVPGLTGRVEKAKVAAIGHSLGGHTVAMLAGMEVTDPSTGKIVNLTEPRIKAPVLIGLPGGPEGLNGAARHHFPVLAASDFRTMVLPALIVNGDKDKNLMFSDLDNWRADAYYQSPGPKDLLTVFGAEHIFGGISGYDALETSDEDPERVAFVCKSILAYIRSTFDPTDLSWEQAKKSLNGVQGALGSIESKL; encoded by the coding sequence ATGAAACAGTCAAAAACACCCATCATCAGCTTTAGTCCGGTTGTATTACCAGTTCCTGGCCGTCACGTAGACCTTGAAATAAAAGTTTCTGCTCCAGCAAGCGGAAATAACCTGCCGGTCATCCTACTTTCGCACGGGCATGGCGCCTCTAATTTTCTATCTTCGTACAGAGGATATGGCCCTATTGTAGATTTTTTTGCCGCAGAAGGGTTTGTGGTCATTCAACCTACTCATCAAAATTCCAAAGCACTCGCACTTTCTTCATCCCTTCCAGAAGCACCCTTGTTTTGGAGTTCGCGGCCAGCGGATATGAAATTTATCCTTGATCATTTGGACGAAATTATTTCTACAGTACCAGGGTTAACCGGAAGAGTGGAAAAAGCAAAAGTTGCTGCCATTGGCCATTCTTTAGGCGGCCATACCGTTGCTATGCTTGCTGGCATGGAAGTGACGGATCCCTCAACAGGCAAAATAGTGAATTTAACAGAGCCACGAATAAAAGCTCCTGTGCTGATTGGCTTACCTGGCGGTCCTGAAGGATTGAACGGAGCAGCCAGACATCATTTTCCTGTATTGGCAGCTTCAGATTTCCGCACTATGGTATTACCAGCGCTGATAGTCAACGGGGACAAAGACAAAAATCTCATGTTCTCTGATTTGGACAATTGGCGTGCCGACGCTTATTATCAAAGTCCGGGCCCGAAGGATCTGCTGACCGTGTTTGGCGCTGAACACATCTTTGGTGGTATTTCAGGTTATGATGCCCTCGAGACGAGTGATGAAGATCCGGAGCGTGTTGCTTTTGTATGTAAAAGCATTCTTGCGTATATTCGGAGTACATTCGATCCAACCGATTTAAGTTGGGAACAAGCAAAGAAAAGCCTTAACGGCGTACAGGGCGCTTTAGGCAGCATTGAAAGCAAATTATAA
- a CDS encoding helix-turn-helix domain-containing protein, which translates to MKDEMSNHRFNSLSRLHKALDMPAPMHPLVSLINNAEGAIPLENLPSPHILSFYKISYKMNFQGKFKYGQHYYDFDEGGMFFVSPNQITGGHAPLSDQSGYTLLFHPDFLLGYELAKKIKEYGFFSYSTNEALHLSEKEKTMIIYVFQSIEEELKGRIDNFSQDVVISHIELLLNYANRFYSRQFITRKAVSTNLLQRVEDILCTHFQSPHAQKQGLPTVQFLSAQLNVSASYLSDMLRSLTGQNAQQHIHNHLIEKAKEQLSTSEASISEIAYELGFEHPNPLVNYLSLKPVCRPWISDVPSIKAYSSTVQHYS; encoded by the coding sequence ATGAAGGATGAAATGTCTAACCACAGATTCAATTCTTTATCAAGGTTGCATAAGGCGCTGGATATGCCGGCGCCTATGCACCCATTGGTAAGTTTAATAAATAATGCAGAGGGGGCCATTCCACTGGAAAACCTTCCCAGCCCCCATATCTTAAGTTTTTATAAGATATCCTATAAGATGAACTTCCAGGGAAAGTTCAAATATGGACAGCATTATTACGATTTCGACGAAGGGGGAATGTTTTTTGTTTCGCCGAATCAAATCACAGGAGGCCACGCACCACTAAGTGATCAATCTGGTTATACTTTGCTTTTCCACCCGGATTTTTTACTGGGTTACGAACTCGCTAAAAAAATTAAAGAGTATGGCTTTTTCTCCTATTCGACTAATGAAGCGTTGCACTTATCGGAGAAAGAAAAAACCATGATCATTTATGTTTTTCAAAGTATTGAAGAAGAACTGAAAGGCAGAATTGATAATTTCAGCCAGGATGTTGTGATTTCTCATATTGAATTGCTGCTGAATTATGCCAACCGATTCTACAGCCGGCAATTCATCACCCGTAAGGCGGTAAGCACGAATTTACTTCAAAGGGTAGAAGACATTTTATGCACCCACTTCCAGTCACCACATGCACAAAAGCAGGGGCTTCCAACTGTCCAATTTCTTTCTGCGCAATTAAACGTCAGTGCCAGTTATTTAAGTGATATGCTGCGATCACTTACCGGGCAAAATGCACAACAACACATTCATAACCATCTGATTGAAAAAGCAAAGGAACAGTTATCGACAAGTGAGGCTTCGATAAGCGAAATAGCCTATGAATTAGGATTTGAACATCCCAATCCTTTAGTAAACTATTTAAGCTTAAAACCAGTATGTCGCCCTTGGATTTCAGACGTTCCTTCAATTAAAGCATATTCGAGTACAGTGCAACATTATTCTTAA